The region catttctttaaacTGCTGGTACTTCAGCTGATAGAACccaaataagaaaactgattaTTAGTAttgattacagagaatattcaatcagtaactttagtttcactttgatttggctgCAAATGaaagtgatttccttcattatgagacagagtcagacctacatgcacttcaatacaatatcatgtttgaaAACATGAAGATTAATAGTTGTACTGTGGAAGTGgctgttagaaataatcagctgcattgatcagtaaaataaatacattaacgcACACTAAACAGCTTTCtgccagcattcctgtcttacaTAATGTCTAGTAAGACAAAATAAAGTATATTTATAATTTCTACATTATTTTTGGGATGTGACAAGTTTGTTGtccaagcaaaatctgacctttctgtactaaataaatgataaaactcaatgaatgatacaaaactttattttggtaTAGTAAGCAGAATATAGAGGGCTTCTAAGGGGATCTGATTCCAACTGATCAACTACAAGTCAAGCTGTTATTTCTTGTTCCTAAAACTTGGAAAAAAGACAAGACTTTGGTGAGGAGCTGTTTAAATACTCCAGTTACACCAGttaatatttaactttatttactcagcttttattgttttactgatCTGTCAACTTTTAACACACGATCATTTTACCGTCACACTcagatgctgcatttctgagcTGCGCGCCAAAAAATATCAGTCCACTCACCGAATCAGTATAAGCATCCACGTTCTGTTCTTCATAGGCGTCGAGGAGTTTCTAGtcagataaaaacagaacattttttatATCAATGccgaaaatgcacaaacaaagataaaaaaaaaaacttttattgACACAGCAGACATGCAAATAGCAGGTCTACAGTGCTGTGTGACTCATAAAAAGTTTTTACATATTAACCTGCCTTTACTTCCTGAATTTTGCTAACATTACATTGTAAAGAGCCCATAATATGCTTTATGGGTTTTGCCCTTTCTTCTGTAAACTTGCAAAGTCCAAAGTTCACACCAGAGTGAGTTATTCTCTCCTGCAGAAAATACTGCATACTCTTTACCTGCCTGAAATGTCTAATTTAACATCCAGACTTTTCTTCAGTTACTTAACTCTGCCTCTGTGTAACATATTTGCATAATGCCTGCTAGTTTCACCAGCAGTTTGTACCATTTCCTTGCTTGAGCTGCTTCttctagagcaggggtcggcaacctttaacactcaaagagccatttcgacccgtttcccacagaaaagaaaacaccgggagccgcaaaatccttttggcatttaaaatgaagacaacactgcatatatcgttTTTTtatacctctatgcccttgttaatcagtcgcgattacttaattacaaagcctctaattagatagatccatttttaattgtgtccttccactaatatgtatcttacttggttaatgtcatttttgctcctggacctcatatgttacataatgttagctggaaatcaatattttgcgaatgtctatttaacttgtaaaatctatttatcttaagctaataacttttctccggtaagtcgctgacctatttttccaagacgacactcctctgactctgacctgctgcctggatgtgacatcgagccgtgttcttgcgagtagcgtgtattaccctatcatgagtacttttgactcaaagacgtatctttcttggagtggagctttaatatacaggcttgccattcttgagtacaaaacgatgtgaaactacaggcgttgcttctccaggagtaaaatttaaaaaaagacatgaaacgtgtgggaatcggaagctccgtgttctCTTTTTGCATcagctttgcgctctcatgcacaggcacagcacatccggtggagtgacacgtcagagtaagagcggtaatttcacaataaaattctctatattaaaatgcattgaaacgcacctgaaaggcagaataatgtattttccaaagttacagggagccacgacagagggctgaaagagccgcatgcggctccggagccgcgggttgccgacccctgttcgAGAGCTACATCGCTGTACTCATAGATCTGAGGTGACAGAATGTAAATCATGTTGCCTCAATTCCGTCAAACCAGCCGATCAACAGTGCAGACGGCTTTTCAGGAAGGCGACGTTTACGAAGAAGATGCTAAAAGTGGGGAGCGTTCTACAGAGAGTGAGGAAAGGTACTCCATCAGTATGAGAAAAAGAATGTGTTTTTGAAtattaaagcatgtaaacatcttctagtagtccccacatttaaaatgaaaaacttgtaaatgcattttgttgcaatctcatttttctctgtaatttttgtaCTGAGTATAATCTTAATCTGCCATTGTACTCATGTAacagtgaactttccccactgtgggatcaataaagttcatCTTATTAACTCTTCTAAGCTGACTAGTCCTtataatgactgtcagtgttaATGAGGGGCACAAATCAAACTAATCTAACTGTTTTCAACTAGTAACAGATGAACCTGTCATCAAGAGTTCTAACTGGAGAGAAAAAGCTGCAGTAGTTCTACAGTTCAAAGGTTAAGTTAAGCAATCTGTTAAATCAGATTGCTCTCCATCAACCTCTTCTCTCCATGTCTGGAGGACTGatgaatgttattttttaaggattttAGAACCAAAATAACACCAAGGCCTACCTTCAACAGCTTGCACTCTCTAGAGTCTGAAAAGGCCGGGAACATTTCTTCATACTTCTGTACAGCAAGCTGGGTGACAACAGGATGAACGTTAAAACAGTGACGTGTGTTACGCTAGCTGTGCATAAACATGAGTTCAGTGTCACTGCTTACTTTTGCGTTCAGCATGTCTACACAGAAGTGACAGAGCGCTGCCTTGAAGAAGTGATCCTTGGCACTGTATTTCAGGAGCGTACTGTCCATCGCGTGGGTCCCAACCTGAAATTACAAAGCGCAGGTCTCGTTTGTTTGGGTGCTACAGAGCCTGGAGCCACTGATAACACGTTGCTGAGCATCATCTCACCTGTTCGTAGATCTCGATAGCTTTCGGGTACTGCTCCAGCTGAGCTGCGTAGGTTGCTACTTTTAGAAGGCACTTGTTTGCTGAACTGAAAAGGAAAATCAGTCGCACACGTATTAAGCCCAATCACCAGCAGGTAACACAACAGCACAATTCTAAAACAAAGATGCACGATTGAAAGAAGCTGCATTAATCAGgaacaaattaaaagaaatatcGCTAATTTGAAATACTCACCTTGTGGATTCTTCACCTTTGTAATAATCTGCTGCCTGTTCATAATGAGCAATGGCctggaaaataaatgaaacaaaatttaTTAATCATAGACTGCTGTGCAATACCATGTCTCATGCTGGTAATTACAGTTATGTGACTTACAGTGTCTTATCTCTGCAGCCTTAAATTTAGTAtttatatgacatttttattaatagcTGTCAATGtcatgtggttttgtgtttttaatatttttgttctctGCGTAACAAGAACATCAATATTCCTAAGTTTGTTATTAGCAGAGcttataatgacaataaaggtttctGATTGTGAAATCTTCCCttgaattaaaatgttttttcatctCACCTTGTCAATGTCCACCAGCTCCGTCTCATATATTTCAGCAATTGTGATATGGTGTTTGGCTGCGATGGTGAATCGCccctaaataaaaaatgatttaaaaaaaggggCACTCCATGTCAGATGCAAACCATAAAAAGCTCGTTAAAACTCAATATTTTAAACAAACTATGAAGAGTTCCCTGGTCAGACACTCACCATGTCGGTGTAAATCTCGATAGCTCGGTTTAGGCAGTTTATGGCCTCTGTTgagaaaaatgttaatattaaaccccatttttaaaacatttcactgcttttttttctgaactcaTGTTACAATATcaagaaaacaagaataaaatttGACTCCAATAAAGCTATAagtataaaaatgtgacagttaATTCAACAATgctcaattatttatttaaatctttCTGAAGTGCATTTGTCCATATTCCTAATTCCTAACTGTCCTGTGAAAAGAGCCATGAAAAATGCTGCTAAAGTTCCTTGCCAGGAACCTCTTAACAGCATCAGATAAAAAAGGATTTGTGTGCAGTATGGTGCACAATTTTAAGGTATTTTAGAGGTTTAGATTCTTATCCATTGTGCAGTACATCAGATTGGACCCAGATTCATTGTTCAACGTGGCACTGAGCCCAAACATGCAGCCAGAGTCAGAAAGAAGTATTTGTAACAAAAAGAACAAGGAGTTCTGCAACAGATGGCATGCTTACGATTACAGCCCTGATCTGAAATTCAGCtcagaaaagagagaaacaacTGAGAGAGCCTGAATCTACAGAAGAACTGAGGCAAGTTCTCCAGGATGCTTGGAAGATAAATTTGTGACAATATTTCCGAacctttctttctttaatttcaGTTAATAAAAATAGTACACATCCCCTTGAACTGGCTCAGTTGCTTGTAAAACAGCAAATTCATGTGAGCTCCAACAGTTGGATACCCTGAGGGGTTGACCAGTGATTACCTTGTGGATCTGCTTTTTTGAAGGCATTTCCTGCATCTATGAAGTTAGTTGCTGCGTCGTGTTTGCTTTGCATCTGCAGGTGAAGGTGAGCGGCCTGGGAGAACGCatttcctgcagctgaaaaagagaaTGTTGGATGTTAGAGCACTTAAAGTCTTTAGAAACATAAACAAGGAAAGTGACGGTGGTTAAACTTGTGCAGTTAATCTGCAATTATTATCTTACCACACcagtttttggccattttgtacATGTTGGCTGCCCTCACATACAGGTCACAGGCCTCTTCCATCTTGGAGGAACCCCTGTGTGACAGCGCATGTGTTTGGTTAAACTAGAATTGATAAATATCAAATCAATAACTAGGTTGTCCTGTTTCCTTttgttagtttaaaaaaaaaaaaagctcagacATTCATACAATTTAACACAGAACACTGAGCTGGACAACAATTCATTACCTTATGTTCAGGTGAATACTATTATGATGAAACTACCACAATGAGAAAGtgtattacaaaaatgtcaacaattctgcaaattttaataagctaaaaagttacattttgatAACTTCTTTCAAGTTGTTGTGAGTAGGTTTTGCAGTAAACACAGTTTATGAAATCAGAATAAGAAACAATACAATAACCAAATGGCAAAGGTAAGAATTCTGCAGCACATCTGACTCAGGGTTTAGTTCTTcttattattactttatttaacttgattacaaaatgcacaatatttGGATGCGGCTCTTGAGTCATGGATGACTTGCAACACTGTCTTGcaacatttgtgtttatttttattgtgtatcATTCTTGAGTCATTTTCTACGCGTTTGTGTTGACAGTTTTGTACCAAAACACATTCCTCACATGTAAAACCTacgtaaaacaacagaaaactgatGCTGATTCAATGTCAGAGACTGTTAACAGAAACACCCTactattttttattgtaaatgcaTATTTCATTATCCTTATTCTATATTTAACACAGATAAAGCTTCCTGCATGATCTTGTAAAATACAAGACACACTTGAAGCAGTTTAGATTTTTAAGTTTTCATCCTTGCATTAGAATAAGGTGGAGTGAATATTTTTATGGCGTCTTTTGCGGCAATGATCCACACGTTTTAAATATATGGCACAGTAACATAATGAAGTAAAGCTTATATCATGAATTGCAATGTTTATTAGAAGAATTACAATTAGACATTATACCAAAACCTTTCAGCCCTAACATTGCACCAATAATTGTCAGAAATATTGCTATAATGATTTAAACTCAATTACTCAGATCCAGCTACATCTTTGAGCTTTAGCACAAACCACTACAGCATTTCACACTCATCTGGCAGTTGTTTAAACACACAACCTGTAGCCTCTGGGCATACATAGTTCCGATGCAAGTAAACACTGAGCTGAATAATTTAACCTGGCGCTTGTTACACTCGTGCCCAGCTCCACTTGCTGGTGGAAGCTAATCTGACATGCTGTCTTGCTAAGTGTGTTGAAACCAGACATTAAATCCCCTCCATTCTGCCACTGTAAACAAATGGGAGTGACATGTGACTTACGCTCCGTGACTTTGCGTCGTTTCCCCAATAGATGGCGCTAAAATGCCACAACTCCAGCCAGAGGCAACACATTAGGTGGCTTGAAATGTTGCACAATTCGCAACCTAATCTGACCTGAAACGTTATTCATCTTCAAATAGACATTACAACATTTGACACCGAGTAGTTAAACACAGTTTGCTGCTGCTTTACAGTCATATTTTACGCTTGTTTATAGGTGTGTATTCTGAGGGAGGATAATGCTACGTTTAGCTTAACAGCACACACATAAAATTGAGCACGACAAGCTAACGTTGAATAAAAAGCAGCCCAGTGTGCAGCGAAGTTAGATTATGTTTATATTTAGCTGATTTCAGATGCGCTAACTGCTCTGCTAACCACCTTCCGCATAGTTGGCCCTTTTTTTTAAGCTTGACAGGCTAAACAGCAAGTTGACGTTAGCATACTCACCCAAACAGCGCACCGAAAAACGACTGGGACGACTTCATCTTCTTCTCGGCCTCGGCCATTAGAGCCGTCGCCTCCTTGTCTTTCCCGCTGTTGTCCATTTTAG is a window of Acanthochromis polyacanthus isolate Apoly-LR-REF ecotype Palm Island chromosome 13, KAUST_Apoly_ChrSc, whole genome shotgun sequence DNA encoding:
- the napab gene encoding N-ethylmaleimide-sensitive factor attachment protein, alpha b, producing the protein MDNSGKDKEATALMAEAEKKMKSSQSFFGALFGGSSKMEEACDLYVRAANMYKMAKNWCAAGNAFSQAAHLHLQMQSKHDAATNFIDAGNAFKKADPQEAINCLNRAIEIYTDMGRFTIAAKHHITIAEIYETELVDIDKAIAHYEQAADYYKGEESTSSANKCLLKVATYAAQLEQYPKAIEIYEQVGTHAMDSTLLKYSAKDHFFKAALCHFCVDMLNAKLAVQKYEEMFPAFSDSRECKLLKKLLDAYEEQNVDAYTDSVKEFDTISRLDQWLTTMLLRIKKTIQDDESDLR